DNA sequence from the Candidatus Fluviicola riflensis genome:
CGGTTGTATTTAACATCATTCCGCCATCAGTGTAACGGTCACGCTGATTGGAAACAAAATTCCCCAACGACCACGCCGTCAGTTTTTGTTCTCCGGCTACCGTTTTTTGAACTACCGGCTGCAACACATGCGGATGTCCGCCAATCACCATATCAGCACCTTGCCGGTAACAAAATGCCTCCCATTTTTTCTGGTAATCATTCGGAAGTGATTGATATTCCGTTCCCCAGTGCATGGTACAAATAATGATATCAGCGCCCAGGGTTTGTGCTTTTCTAAAGTCGGCTTTCATCACCGTACTATCGATGTAATTGATAATAAGTGGCGCTGCGACGGACAAACCGTTTGTTCCGTAGGTATAATTTAACACCGCCACCTTCAGCCCGTTTTTCTCAACAATAAGCGGATAATTCTTTTCGCGTTCGGCTTTGTTCCGAAACGTTCCGGTGTGTTTTACGCCTAATTTATCGAGCACATCAAGTGTTTTGGTCACACCTTTCGCTCCGCCGTCGCAGGAGTGATTATTACAGGTGAGAATTACGTCAAATCCTGCATCCACCAATCCTTCAGACAATTCGGGAGGCGCCGAAAACTGCGGATATCCTTTGTAAGGTTTTCCTGCGTGAGTGACTTCCAGGTTGGCAATAGCGATATCTGCTTCGCTGATAATGGGTTTTACGAATTGAAAACAATCGCGGTAATCGTATGCGTCCTTTTTTGTGTTGTGAGCACCCTGAATTTGTCCGCCATGCTGCATTACATCGCCTACAAACAATAATTTCACTTGTTTCTCAGGTACCTGGGCCCAAAAACTCAAGGAAGAGGCGAAGGAAATAGCTGCAAGAAATTGTTTGATCATATCATTGAAATTGAGGGTTAAAAATACGAAAGTTGAACCACACTGCTATCTTTTCATCCCGGCGGGTAAAAAAATAAGAGTGCCTTAAAACTGGTACTGCATTTTTAAGAAGGCTTTTGTTTACTAGGAATCCCCGATAATATATGATTTGTAACAAAAGAACAACCTAAGCAGTTCAGTCAGTAGAAGCTACATTCCGATACATACGATTTTTTTATCTAGTTATCATTGTCTATTTTTACGAAAAATATTACTTAGCTATGAAAAAAGTTTACTTACTGACAGGTGCTCTTGCTGTCGGTTTTGCTGTGAATGCACAGTACAATCAAGCGAGCTACGCATCAACTCCGCGTAACATGCCTGGTTACGCCAATAAAAAAGTATCATCCATCGAAAAAGCAGAGGGTGATGTAATCTGGTTAAATGATTTCACTACTGCTTCTGACTGGACAATCTCTAACGCGGGTGCTGCCGGAGTTCCTCCTCACACTGCTGGTGACTGGGCCATTGTTAACGCAATGCCAACAAGTTTGACAGATCAAATTCCTACCTACGGTTTCCCGGGTGCTATGTTATCCACTTCAGGCGGTAACTTTGCATTGGTGAATTCGGATGCTGCGGGTGGTTCTGCAACGCAGAATGCATACCTTACAACAGCTGCAGGTATTGATCTTGCTACTTTACTGTCGACAAACGGTTCTGCTGCCAACGCGCCAATGTACCTTGAGTTTACAGAGATCTTCCGTCACTATTATGACGAGAATTACGTTTCTATTTCAAACGACGGTGGTGCTACATGGGTTGAATTCCAGGTAAATGCTGCCCCGGAGGTGCCTGTAAATACCAATTCAGGAAATCCTGACATAGAAGTTGTAAACATTACTTCCGTGATCGGTGCAGGTAACTGGGGTTCTGATGTTCGTATCCGTTTCCGCTACCAGGGTGCCTGGGACTGGTTCTGGGGTATTGACGATGTGAAGTTAGTTGAAGCATGGGATAACGATGTAAAAATCACCAACTACTTCCAGGAAACTCCTGTAGGTACTCAGGAATTGGATTATTATATTGTAAACCAATCACAAACAAGCTTCCCAGGGGTTACTTTCGGTGCAAAAGTAACGAACAACGGTTCGTTGGCTCAGGCTGGTGTAGCGTTGAATGCTGATGCTCCTTCTGCTGGTTCTTACAATGAAACAGGTACTGCAGTTGCACTTCCTTTCGGTGCTTCGGATTCTGTTTCAATTACTGTTCCGATGATGGTTCCTGCAACAATTGGGGATTATCCGGTTGCATTGACTGCTGAATTGACAGGTGTTTCAGATAGTGATGCAAGCAACAGCTCTTCATCAATGAGTATCCGTCGTGACCAATGGTTGTATTCACGTGATGACAATAATCGTATTTCTGCTATCTCTGGTGTAGTAGGTGCTGACGGTGCTGCGTTGAAAGTTGGTAACGTTATGGAGATTTTTGATGACATGGATATCACGTTCATTCAAATTCGCTTGACAGGAACAGCTTCTAATGAAGGACTTGAAATGTTCGGTGAAATTCAAAAATACAATCCTGGTACAGATGCCTATGAATTCTTATGTGAAACGTCTCCTTACATTATCCAATCAACTGATTTGGATGAGTTTGTTACACTTCCAATTGATGGTGGCGCTGTTTCTGTTGTTCCTGGTGACATTCTTTTAGTTATGGCTGGCCACAACGGTGGTAATGATGTACCTGGTTTCGGTTTGGCACAAGCTACTGAAGAACAAACAGTATTGTTGTACTCTGGTGCTGACGATATCAGCTACCTTGGAACTCCAAATGCTGTGATGGTACGTATTTCTGACCAAACATTGAGTGTTAACGAAAATGAGGCTGATTTCTCAGTAAACGTTTTCCCTAACCCGGCGGTGAACGAAGCGAAAGTTTCTTTCGAATTGACAAATACTTCTGATGTTACGGTAACTGTAACTGATCTTGCAGGTAAAGTGGTTTACACAAACAATTTGGGGAACACAACTGCAGGAAAACACAGCATTGAAATCAACACTGCTGCATTGGCAGGTGGTATCTACACTGTAAATTTCAACGCAAACAACGCTATCGTTACTAAGAAATTGGTAGTGAAAAAATAAGCGTTCTTTCGTTAAAGAATAGCAAACGCTCTGCTGACTTCGGTTGGCAGAGCGTTTTTTATTTGCTGACATAATTCAACTAATCTCTAACATCTAACTGCTAATCTCTAACTACTAATCACTATCTTTACCGCCACTAATTATGAACACATGAAAGCATACGTATTTCCCGGTCAGGGAGCTCAATTTCCTGGAATGGGAAAGGATTTGTACGAATCATCCGATATTGCAAAAACACTGTTTCAGCAGGCAAACGATATTTTAGGATTTAACATCCAACAAATCATGTTTGAAGGAACCGAAGAAGAACTGAAACAAACCAAAGTTACCCAACCGGCCATTTTTCTGCATTCGACCATTCTTGCTGCTTGCCTGGGCGACAGCTTTCAACCCGATATGGTTGCAGGACATTCTTTAGGTGAAATCTCGGCATTGGTTGCCAACAAAACATTATCGTTTGAAGATGGCTTGCGCCTTGTTTCAAAACGCGCTTTGGCGATGCAGGAAGCGTGCGAGCGCGAGCCGTCAACTATGGCAGCTATTTTAGGATTGGAAGACAACATTGTGGAAGAAATTTGCGCAAGCATCAGCGGTGTTGTTGTTCCTGCCAATTACAACTGTCCGGGGCAATTGGTGATTTCAGGAAGTGTTGCAGCCGTTGAAGAAGCCTGCGCGAAACTAACCGAAGCTGGCGCCAAACGCGCGTTAATCTTACCGGTTGGAGGCGCTTTCCATTCCCCGTTAATGGAACCTGCCCGCGAAGAATTAGCTGCAGCGATTAAAGCAACAACATTCCACACACCTATTTGTCCGGTTTACCAAAACGTAACGGCAAATGGCGTAACCGATCCTGTTGCGATCCAGGAGAATTTGGTGGCCCAATTAACAGCACCGGTGCGCTGGACACAAACCATGAACCAAATGATCGCCGATGGTTGTACCGAGGTAATTGAGGTTGGTCCGGGAAAAGTATTACAAGGATTGTTTAAAAAGGTAGATCGCGCATTCCCGACATCCAGCGCAGAATTGTAATTGTATTGTAATCGTATGGGTGTGTAGGCTCGGGACGCATCCCGAGCCATATCACACACATATCGCCATCAATGCGATGGTCGCGATAAATCGCAACTCCACATTGATTTATAACAATCTCACAACAAAAAAGGTTTCCATGTGATGGAAACCTTTTTTGATATATCATAAATTTCAGAGTATGGCCCGGGATGTGTCCCGCCGAGCCAACGTCCATCAATTTCTCGACAATGTCGTTTTAATCGCCTTGATCAATTTATCCAGATTCGGCAAAGCCGCCTCAATCAATGTTGGTGAAAACGCAAAAGGTGTATCTGTTTGGGTAACGCGCATTACCGGTGCATCCAGGTAATCAAACGCATATCGCTGCAGGTGGTAGGCCATCTCAGATGAAATAGACGCCAACGGGAATGATTCTTCCAAAATCACACAACGATTGGTTTTCTTTACCGATTCTACTACCGTGTTGTAATCGATCGGACGAACGGTACGCAAATCAATCACCTCGACAGAGATTCCTTCTTTTTCCAACAATTCAGCAGCTTCGTAAGCTACTTTGATCACTTTCCCGAAAGAAACAACCGTTACATCGGTTCCTTTTCGTTTCACATCGGCCACACCGATCGGAATAATGTATTCGCCTTCAGGAATCTCACCTTTATCACCGTACATTTTTTCCGATTCGAAAAATACTACCGGATCGTTATCGCGAATCGCCGCTTTGAGCAAACCTTTGGCATCGTATGGATTCGAAGGTGTAATTACTTTCAATCCCGGGAAATGGGCATAAAACGCTTCGAAACTTTGAGAATGCGTAGCTCCTAATTGTCCGGCAGTACCATTTCCACCTCGAAAAACAATCGGACAACCGTACTGGCCACCGGACATTTGCATCATCTTAGCTGCAGAATTGATGATCTGATCGGCAGCAAGAATCGCAAAATTCCAGGTCATGAATTCCACAATCGGGCGTAAACCGTTCATCGAAGCGCCTACGGCAATTCCGGCAAATCCCAACTCGGCAATCGGTGTGTCGATCACACGTTTCGGGCCGAATTCATCCAGCATTCCCTGAGAAACCTTATACGCACCGTTGTATTCGGCAACTTCTTCGCCCATTAAAAACACGCTTTCATCGCGACGCATTTCCTCGGTCATGGCTTCTCTAAGTGCCTCTCTAAATTGAACTGTTTTCATGCTTTTTCTAACTTAATACTTCCGCTTCGCTAAAGCGTAGGAAGGTCGCCAAAATTACAAAAAATACAATTCCACCACTGCTATTTGGCAGGTGAAATACGGAATTCCATGATTCCTTTCAAAAAAAGGACAAATTCATTCCGTTTTCTCTCTTAACGTACCGTTATTTTTGAGTCGAGTTGTTTACGATTGTCTATGCAAATCTTTTGATACAACATCTAAAATTGCTTTTGAAGTAATAAGAAATTTGATGAATGGCTGAGTTAGTTAATTAAAAATCGACCTATAGACTCTTGCCCTTTCGTATTCACAACCTTAAATAAATACAAACCATTTGGCAAGTCTTCACGATACACTATTCCAGCCTTGAGTTTTCTTATTCCAATTTGACTACCCAGTGTATTGTAGATGAAAATATCAGCATCCTGAAAGTCTACATTTAAAATAGCTGCCTCATCATGAAAAGGATTTGGTGCAAAATCAACCGTATTAGTCGTATTATTCTCCATTAAATCTAATGTTCCAATGTAAACACTATCAGTCTTAGCACAAAACATATCTGTTAAAATCGTAACCTTATGCATTCCAGCACACAAATTAGTTGCTGTCTGGGTATTCTGACCTGAAGGCATCCATGAATACCCCATCACAGAATGGCTGCTGGTTACGGTAACAGTTGCAGTCCCATTACACGTACCGTCGTCATTCGTTGAGTTCATATTGTAAAGAATCGGATTGGTAACAGGAGGAATCGTTATCACATTACCTTGATTAGAGACTCCACCATAACCAATAGTGCAATTTAAAGAAGGTATTGTATCTCCTAATGCATCAACAATTATACAAGAATAAGTATTCCCGGGACAACGGTCAGTTACAAACTGAGTTACCTGACCATCATTCCAATAATAACTATAGGGCGCCTGACCACCTAAGGCATATATGTAAGTCGTATAGACGCAGGAAGTATCACACAAGTCATATGCTGGCTGGATCCATGCTAGTTCGTCAACTGTGAAACCATAATTCGTAGCCCAGCTTTTCAATTCCGGGTAATTCATTTCTTTGATATATGCGTTATTATCCTCTTCTGCTATTTTCCATGCAAAATCTTCATGTCCTGTTTCAATAATAAGCTGACCCACCGCGCATGCAGTACCTTTGTAATCGATGAAATAGGGTGTTCTGTCTTTATGATTAATATTTTTAGGGAAAACGCCACCCATCCAATAATCATGAAGAATATCGAGGCATTTTATCCGGTTTTCTCTTTGTGCAGGTGTTAAATTGTCCGTAGACTCATTTCTTAAAACTGTTTCCACTAAGGATAAGTGTGTCTGAATTAGCGGGACATCATTACTTAATAAACTATTTTGTGATAAAATTGGAAAATCAACTTCTTTATTGATCCAGTTTTCATTCAATTGTTCCAATTGATGTCTGACAGTTGCAGACGTGTTTTCCTGAGCAGTTACCTTTTTTGAGGTGAGCAAAAAAAATGAAGCAGTACATACGTAAAGTAGTAATTTCATGAGGTGTAGTTTAAGATTAATCAGGATAAATATATTTATTTAAAATCATAAATCCAATTCTGCCACTGCTATTTAGCAGGTGAAATACGGAATTCCATGATTCCTTTCAAAAAAAGGACAAATTCATTCTATTTTCTCTCTTAAAACACCGTTATTTTGCAAACTGAATTGATTACATTTGCAACCGTAAAATCTGTTGAAAACATGAAAATTCTTGTTTGTATAAGCAAATCTCCTGATACAACATCTAAAATAGCCTTTACCGATGGTAACAAGCAGTTTGATGAAAACGGAGTGCAATATATTGTCAATCCTTACGACGAGTGGTATGCCCTGGTCCGCGGATTGGAATTAAAAGAAACGCTGGGTGGAAACCTGACAATCGTTACGGTTGGTACTGTTGCCGACGAGGCTGTGATCCGTAAAGCTTTGGCTATCGGAGCTGATGATGCAGTGCGTATCGACGCCGATGCGAAAGATGCTTATTTCACTGCGATGCAGATTGCCGAATACGCAAAAGCACACTCGTTTGATTTGATCCTTACGGGTAAAGAAACCATTAACTATAACGGTTCACAAGTTGGCGGAATGATCGCTGAAGCATTGGATTTGCCGTTTGTTTCATTGGCAACCAAATTGGATGTCACCGGTACTACGGCCCGTATGGAGCGTGAAATCGTTGGTGGTTTGCAAATCGTAGAAGCCAACCTTCCGTTGGTGGTATCGTGTGCAAAAGGAATGGCAGAACAACGCATTCCGAACATGCGCGGGATCATGGCTGCCCGTACAAAACCGCTTCAGGTGGTTCCGGCTTCAGCTGTAGAAGATCTTACAACTTATGTTGAATACGGTTTGCCTGCTGCGAAATCGGCGGTAAAAATGATTGATCCTAACAACATGGATGAGTTGGTTGAATTGTTACACAACGAGGCGAAAGTCATCTAATTCCCGAAGACATGAATATTTTAGTATATATCAATACTGCCGGTAATCTGGCAAAAAGTGCACTGGAAGCGGTAACGTATGCTTCTAAAATCGGCGGTTCCGTTTCGGTAGTTGCTACAGGAACCACAGATGATGCTACATTGGCAACATTGGGCGAATACGGTGCTCAGAAAGTAATGGTTGACCGTTCCGCTTCGGCTGACGATGCACAGCAAATCACCCGTTTGGTTGCCAAAGCAGCAGAAGCAGTGAGTGCAGACGTGATTGTTTTCTCACACGATTTGGTAGCGAAAGCAGTAGCTCCTCGTTTATCTGTTCGTTTGAAAGCAGGTTACATTTCAGGTGCAGTTGCTGTGCCGGATGTAAGCAACGGTTTTTCGTGTAAGGTGAATGTATTTTCCGGAAAAGCGTACGCACAGGTTGCTGTAAATACTTCGAAAAAAATCATTTCGTTGTTGCCAAACTCCATTCAACCGGAAAAAGCAGGAGCTGCGTGTGCAGTAGAAGCATTTGACGGGGCAGTGGGTACAGCTGCGATTAAAGTAGTAGACACGAAAAAACCGGAAGGCGAAATCCCATTGCCGGAAGCAGAGATCGTTGTTTCTGCAGGGCGCGGATTGAAAGGTCCTGAGAACTGGGGAATGGTAGAAGACCTTGCAGAAGCATTGGGCGCTGCAACAGCTTGTTCACGTCCGGTAGCTGATATCGGCTGGAGACCTCATCACGAGCACGTAGGACAAACCGGTGTTGCCATTCGTCCGAACCTGTACATTGCTGCGGGAATTTCAGGAGCGATACAGCACCTTGCCGGAGTAAACGGTTCCAAAGTAATCGTGGTGATCAATACCGATGCCGAAGCTCCTTTCTTCAAGGCAGCCGATTATGGTGTGGTAGGTGATGTTTTTGAAGTATTGCCGAAGTTAACGGCTGCTGTGAAAAAATTCCGCGCCGCTCAGTAAAAGAATTGAGACATTTTGGTTATTTTTACCAATGATTAATTAACGAGGGAAGCATACACTACTGCTTCCCTCATTGTTTAAACCCTTCGCAATAGTAAGCGACCGAATGGATAAAATAAAATTGGAAATTGTTGGACTGTCCTACAGTCAAACTCAGTCAGGAGCCTACGCGTTAGTGCTTTCAGAGGCTGGCGGGAAACGCCGTTTACCAATCATCATCGGAGGGTTCGAAGCACAGGCAATTGCCATTGAGCTCGAAAAAATGGTTCCAACCCGGCCACTCACACACGATTTATTCAAAACATTTGCCACTTCGTTCGCCATCAAGGTAAAAGAAGTGATCATTTATAACCTGCAGGAAGGAATTTTCTTTTCCAAACTGGTATGTGAACGCGACGGAGAATTATCGGATATCGATGCCCGAACATCAGACGCCATCGCGTTGGCAGTGCGGTTTGAATGCCCCATTTACACCTTTGAAACGATCTTATCTTCAGCCGGTATTTTGTCGGATGAGTTTATGGACG
Encoded proteins:
- the fabD gene encoding [acyl-carrier-protein] S-malonyltransferase, with product MKAYVFPGQGAQFPGMGKDLYESSDIAKTLFQQANDILGFNIQQIMFEGTEEELKQTKVTQPAIFLHSTILAACLGDSFQPDMVAGHSLGEISALVANKTLSFEDGLRLVSKRALAMQEACEREPSTMAAILGLEDNIVEEICASISGVVVPANYNCPGQLVISGSVAAVEEACAKLTEAGAKRALILPVGGAFHSPLMEPAREELAAAIKATTFHTPICPVYQNVTANGVTDPVAIQENLVAQLTAPVRWTQTMNQMIADGCTEVIEVGPGKVLQGLFKKVDRAFPTSSAEL
- a CDS encoding pyruvate dehydrogenase complex E1 component subunit beta, producing MKTVQFREALREAMTEEMRRDESVFLMGEEVAEYNGAYKVSQGMLDEFGPKRVIDTPIAELGFAGIAVGASMNGLRPIVEFMTWNFAILAADQIINSAAKMMQMSGGQYGCPIVFRGGNGTAGQLGATHSQSFEAFYAHFPGLKVITPSNPYDAKGLLKAAIRDNDPVVFFESEKMYGDKGEIPEGEYIIPIGVADVKRKGTDVTVVSFGKVIKVAYEAAELLEKEGISVEVIDLRTVRPIDYNTVVESVKKTNRCVILEESFPLASISSEMAYHLQRYAFDYLDAPVMRVTQTDTPFAFSPTLIEAALPNLDKLIKAIKTTLSRN
- a CDS encoding electron transfer flavoprotein subunit alpha; this encodes MKILVCISKSPDTTSKIAFTDGNKQFDENGVQYIVNPYDEWYALVRGLELKETLGGNLTIVTVGTVADEAVIRKALAIGADDAVRIDADAKDAYFTAMQIAEYAKAHSFDLILTGKETINYNGSQVGGMIAEALDLPFVSLATKLDVTGTTARMEREIVGGLQIVEANLPLVVSCAKGMAEQRIPNMRGIMAARTKPLQVVPASAVEDLTTYVEYGLPAAKSAVKMIDPNNMDELVELLHNEAKVI
- a CDS encoding electron transfer flavoprotein subunit alpha, translating into MNILVYINTAGNLAKSALEAVTYASKIGGSVSVVATGTTDDATLATLGEYGAQKVMVDRSASADDAQQITRLVAKAAEAVSADVIVFSHDLVAKAVAPRLSVRLKAGYISGAVAVPDVSNGFSCKVNVFSGKAYAQVAVNTSKKIISLLPNSIQPEKAGAACAVEAFDGAVGTAAIKVVDTKKPEGEIPLPEAEIVVSAGRGLKGPENWGMVEDLAEALGAATACSRPVADIGWRPHHEHVGQTGVAIRPNLYIAAGISGAIQHLAGVNGSKVIVVINTDAEAPFFKAADYGVVGDVFEVLPKLTAAVKKFRAAQ